The Archocentrus centrarchus isolate MPI-CPG fArcCen1 chromosome 12, fArcCen1, whole genome shotgun sequence nucleotide sequence CACAGATTCTTTAGGGATCTCCTGAGAAAAGTAGGACCGTTTGGTAAGGCAATGCAGGTATCTCTCCAGGACATACCAGCAGATCTCGTAGTAGAAGGGGAAACGAAACTTGGAATGAACCTGAAGATGGCACAATAAACGATTTaattccattttaaatgaaattatgaCAATCAAAAGTAAATCTCAAATATTTACTTTCTAAGTACCTACGTAGCTGTCATTTCAGTaaggtaaaaagaaaactggCCAACTGTTACTGCAAAGGTTTTgatgcatataaaaaaaacagcttgaaaGGGTAGTCTAACTAGTAAAAgtagtaaaaaataaacattttaattatagAACCAGGCAGCTGCCGTCTTTGTAGGGATAAACagtctaagatttttttttttttttttttttacttgaagcAATATCTTGCGCTCTTTCACTCAGACACTGTCCTCTAATgtgcacaaacaaacatgcacaaTTCTTCAGTAATGCAACTGAAACCTCAGACTGGCTCATATTTAAcagtaagtgaaaaaaaaaacaaaaaaaaaaaaaaaaccataagaAAGGGCTACTTCATCCAAAAATGAGTCTTGCAATAAGGACTTTGGAGCACCACTAAATAAACCACCACACCTCTTATTCTCCTCTCTCCTCGCAAGTGAACTTTTCACCTTCCCCTGGTTCTCAGAGAGATTAATTTAGCCCATGTAGAGTTTACTATATTGCAGTCCAGATCAGAGTTAAgccacacagtgaagaaaataGACTCCTACCTTTGTCCTGTTCTCTATCTCATGGATGGTAAGCTGCATAGGAATGTTAAAGCTGTGCAGAATGTTGCCTCCAAACACCAGTGTGTCCACAGGAGTATAGACAGCATGGATCCACCCTTAATTGCAGAGAGATAAATATATTAGAAAATGGTCAAATATTTAGAGCTGAGCATTAATGGAAGCTAAGCTATTCCTGCTGTCTACTTTAAGACAACCATGCCAACACACCAGATGGGATGAAGAAGGTGTATCCTTGTTTAAGCTCCACTCTCTGGCATCCATCAGCTCGGTCTCCCAGGAAGACATCGCTCTGCTTGCCTGACAGGACCCAGTCCTCATATAGGGCAAGGTTATAGGGAGTTGGAGGCACAAGCCAGAACACCTGAGGAGAAGAAGTCATTTCTATTTGGAGGTTTTGCTGTATAGAGCCTGTAACTGTTAACAACATTCATTGGTTTGAGAATATATTAGCAGCCATCTTCTTAGCTGTGATCATTATATCCAATAAAAACAATCCTCCTAAATAAAAGCTTTATGAGAATAGAATTAACTTACTTTCTGTCCTTTGAATACATGATACCAAACTGAAGTTCCCCCAAAATCAATGTGGAAGTCTGTGTAGCAGCCCTTCACGCTCATCAAACAATACCTAAGAAGTAAattagaaaataatttaagagAGATACAAAGCAACTAGgtaagcagaaaaaaagtggTGAAAACAACACAGCCAATTACAAAGCAGCAATAATCTCAGACTATTACCAACACAGGAAACTCTCAGGAGCAACACAGCATAGAGTACTCTTCATAATAAGGCAATTCTCCTCTAGAAATTAAGTGAGAAATGATTAGCAATTCAAGACACAAATGATTTGCCAATTTAGCTAAAGAGCATCATCTCTAAGAGAATCCCCACTGACTTGCAAACAGTAAAAGGAAAGCACTTCCAAGGACATCTTGCACACGATGATATTGTGAATCCCACTGAGAGTGAATCTGACACCTTCACAAATAAGAAGAAGCTTGTATTTTACCAGCTGAACCTTCAGTCAAACCACTAagccagaataaaaaaaaaatccaagagatcatttttggcttcttcacagctttttcatttaaaaacatgtgcATTATCACCACATGAAAGAAGACAGAGTTCATACTGAATCATAAATGAGAGCACATCCAGGGTAGCTTTGACTGCAACGGTAATGAAAAATTCACACTCCACAGCCACTTCATGacttacaccttgctagtactgggttggaccccatttttgccttcagaactgctttaattcttcatggcactgattcaacaaggtgctgaaaacattcctcagattttggtccacactgacatgacagcatcacgcAGCTGCTGAAGATtagtcagctgcacatccatgatgcaaatctcctgtttcatcacatcccaaaggtgttctactggtttgagagctggtgactgtggaagccttttgagtacagtgaactcactgttatgttcaagaagccagtttgagatTGATTTgagcttcacacacacagtgtactaTCAGTGTACCATTAGAAcatgggtacactgtgatcataaaaggatggacatggtcagcaacaacactcaggcaggctgtggcattttaaacaatgctcaactGGAGAAAGAAAATACCCCCACCACCATTATACCACAACCAGAAGGGGGAACCGTTGATAGAAGACGTTCATGCTGTTTtgacctggtgtggtcttctgctgctgtagtccatctgcaTATTGTGCATTCTGCATACTGTGGTTATAATaagtgtttgggttttttttagttaCTGTTGCATTTCTACcaactcaaagcagtctgatagaaatggttgtgcaggaaaatcccaataGGTCAGCAATTTTTGATGACCAGCCcgcctggcaccaacaaccttgttacattcaaagtcaattaaatcacctttcttccccattctgatggtcAGTTTAAGCTTCAGCAAGTTGTCTTGACCaaatctacatgcctaaatgcaatgagttgctgctatgtgacaggctgattagatatttgtgttagcGTGCAGTTAAACAGATGTAACTAACAAAGTGCTGGTGAGTGTGTTCTTAAATGTATACCAAATGTTAGGTTAATAAGCAATATTCCttgtgtgacaaatatttagGAAGCAAATAGACAATAGTTCAGGTTCTAGCCCCCAGCAATTTCCAATGAAGCCCTCAAACCCGTGAGACCAGTGAGTCTGCTAAAAGGAAAATTATAAAAGTACAGATTATTGAAATTTTGGGAAATGGCTTCATTTTAGGTAATAAATGACATACTAGCCTCTGCATTATGTCTGTGCTGTGTGCTGAAATTGCTGCAGTAAAATCTGATCCTTTAATATTCTACTCTGTTACACACTAACCCACTGTCAGCATCCACTTAACCTCTATGAACAATACAAAAGATTAGCAGGGTGTCTGTGTAATAGCAGAAAATATGGGCAGCTGATGTTAAAAGGACAGGCAGCACTGGTTTTGATTCCTTTTGATTCTTAACCAGCTGATTGGCTGAGAGGTGTGTGTGCAGTCAGACCACAGTTGTTAGAAACCTTTCTCTTATGcgggggggggaaaaaatcctgCTGCCTAGCAACAACCAGGAGCATGTACAGGAGGTGACAGTATGCAGTACTCTGCCATGATGGAGCGATGGATGAGAGATGGGAGGAGAAGCAGACATTTTCTACAAGTGTTTTCTATATTCTTGCTCTACAcagtattttttccccctcatagACTGGCAAGCAGCTCCAAAGAGAACTTCAGCAAAACAACTGCACCACGGCAGCAATACATACCTTTGGACTTTTGGGTATTTCATCTCTGAGATGATATTGGTAGCTTCAGTCTGACTTTGCTTCAGACCAGAGGGCCACATGTTGTCCACCCAGTCCACCTGATCCACCTGCGGCAGCAATCAAAGCAGCACATTCAGCGATCGGTcacaatgttttattattttcttttttgtcattctTCTTTGAATCTTTTACTACATTCGTGACCTCTATCAAACCTCTCATAGTATGATACACAGTGAGGATCAGGGCAGATTACCACTGTGGGGCGCTTGATGAGGTTCTCCAGCTTGGTGTGGCTGAACTCCAAGCTGATGACATTGAACAGTTTGTCCCGCTCTTCCTCTGGTGTCTCATAATAACGGACAAACTGAGCCATGCTCATTTCAGAGCCTTTCTGAGTGCTCACATCCATAACATCCACAGAGCGGCGGCTGCCTGCAAAAGACAACCGGTGCACACAATGAATTTAACCAATGAGCACTTCCATTGTCATTAACATACAACCCAGTAAGTACTGTCTGTAAGTCAGTGTATGGTTTGCCATATTTATACACAGAGAAGTTGTACTGTTGCAAAATATACTATTATGAACAAGCGCTCATTTGTAATTCACAATTTTAACCACTAGATGGGGCAACTACACCCCAATCGTGCCTTAACTTCATTTCTTTCATGGCACACTTTATACAATTATATTGcaagacattaaaaaacagctgcaaacaGAAAATCTTCTAAACTGACTTTTAACATAACCCCACAATATGAGCAAGAGGCCCTGGGTGCACCTGCCATAATGACCCAATATCACACATTGCTATGAGAGGCAGACACAAGAGATACAGATACAGAGAGACTAATAGACACATGCACACTACATTAAttatatcctaaaaaaaaaaacagaacacattGAATCAAAAACAACACCAGTGTATTAATATACATGATTACACTAGGACTCGcttttccatcttttatgtCCATGTCTAATATCTGGCATAAGCAACACCCACTAGATTTGGCTGGTTGGTATGTAGGTGAATATATAAATCACTTCTACTATATTCCTCATGTCagcaatttttttaattacctgatttaaaaaaaaaaaaaaaaaaaaaaaaaaaaaaaaaaaaaaagagtctcttTGTGAATTATGACAAAATTGACATTTCTAGTTAAGACAAGAAATCACTATCCTGAACCACAGCACCTGCCAAGTTGTAATTAGTGCAGCCTGAACATGTTTCTTTACAGCATTTCCTTCCATAAACTGTGCTGTGATACTTTGAAGATGACTGCAGTCATAGCACAGAGTGCCAGGACGATGCCAAATTATTCAAAATTTCCCAAGCATTGTTATTTCAGTTATTACTGCAAAAGCTATTATTCTCAGAACAATATGCAGATATGCTTTGGTGTGTTTGAACCCAGGCTAAGAGTAACTAGTATATTGGTAAAGatatgcatgcatgcgtgtgtgtgcatgtcatgTGTGCCCACTTACCAACTAGTCCTTTAATTTCACTGACTGTAAATTCTGGATCTGGCATTCTGCATATTTGTAAGAGAGGGATGCATGCCATTTAGTTGCCAGATTGCTAAAgccataaacataaataaaacataaactgaAGCATATTCCAAGGAAAGATTCTCACCTGATCCCTAATTGATCTTTCTCTTTAAAAATGAGAGGGATCCTTAGACCCTCCTTTTGCACATATTCATAAGTGAAGTCTGCAAGACAGCAGTTTCATATTTAGGTCcaaagcatttttaaataactgcagTCACATCTAACATGTAGGAAATTAGATATGCACCGTGCTGCTTTACCTTTACCCTCCATTACCCGGATAAAGTCTGCGCTGTAGCTGTCACTGAGGACCTTTTCCTCCACGCTGAATCCTCTGATGTTTGCAATTTCCTCCACATCGGACAGGTCCTCGTTTTCGTCGTACATCCTCCGGCAGATGGAGCGCTGCCATTGAAAACGAGATGGTTTACATGACAAAACCTGAACCATGCGGGGAGAGCAAACTGTCTGCCACATAGGCCACTTTCTGCCCCCTCCTGCCTCCGTGAATGGTCAGTATGACTTCTGTGACGGGACTGTACCTTAATTTTATGTCTGACTTTCAAACTGGAGCAGTGGGCTGCGTTGAAGTTTTGATATTACTGCAACAGCATTCATTTTCTTGAATGTGTGGAATAGTGTAAAAACCACCAAACGAGGATTACCCGGGGGGAAGGCAGCTGTGGGTGTGATGTTTAATagtgataataataaaatgtttgctCGACTCTCCTGCTCTAGATATTGATTTATCTCGTTTTAACTACGATACGCTGGCTCAGCTACTACAATCATAAAATAGGTTGTAGAACCTAAAATGTGACAGTTGGTCGTTTTTCCTCGTTTGCTTAAACTTGAACATCTTAAGCGACTTGACGAATATCCCAGCGCTCACAGTTGCAAACGTTAgcttagcttactaattagctcGCTGCCAGTCTCGCCTCATAAGCTAACGTTTAACACGGCAGATGGTACACACCAGCCTGCGTCCGGACTCAGCACACGTCTCTGCGGCCTGAGCCATCCTCTTTTACGATTGTTTATCGGCCGCTCAGTCTCGTAAATGCATCTCCGTGCGTGGCGAAGTTGAGAGAAAACACTTAGCACGCTTTACAGGTTCAAAACAAGGGAACCATGTTTTTGTGTATTACGTCACCGCCAGGAACCAAAACATTGTTGGACAACGTCACGGCGTGTCAGTCAGTACGCTGCGTTTAGCCGCGCTCAGTAACAATAAACATTCAGCACTACACACGGTTTCACTGTAGTGGAGGGCGGGCGTGTGGGGGGCAGTAATACATTTTAACCGCTGTTATTGAACAGTGctaggatattttttttttaaacaggaagcAATAAAAAAGAATTAGATATTGTATTTTAACACAGTTTTATTAATTTAGaaagtagcattttttttattatacgcGGTATTATTAAGGTTCAATTTAATTGAAAAACagttcttcatttatttattacaatttttttgGCGAAACAAGCTTCCATGCAACAGAGCAAAGTCGAaattttgagctttttttttttcaaaatttcaaggttttttttctgaatttcgAGTTAATTCCTCATAATTTTGAGTTAGTAACTCAAATTTTTTTTCGGAATATAAccacaatttttttatttaattatttattttcagtggcataaacaagcttccatatatAACTCAGTCGTTACTCTCGCGTTGACTAATTAATGAGTAGCAGCCTCTTTTCAGAGCAACTGCAACCCGCAGTTTACTCAGTGGCGGATGTTTCCCTGGGAGCGCGCAGGCTTATGGGTAATGCAAGGTGCAGGCGGTACAGCAGTAGCAGCACGCTGAAGACTGACAAGAATTTGCTTCCGCAGTTTTGTTAGCGGGCGAGGTTAAATGCTTTGTAACTGTACACTGTCGGACTCTATTTCTTTgagtaacaaagtattttcgCTAAGTGTCGCAGCATGAGTCTGAACGAGCATTCCCTGCAAGCGCTGTCCTGGAGGAAGCTGTACCTGAGTCGAGCTAAACTGAAGGCTTCCAGTcggacttcagctctgctgtCTGGATTTGCTATGGTAATGCGGTCTCCTGGCCACCCCTCAAACTCACAAGACATTACTGACCTGTGTGTAAAGTTGTGTTTCCTGTTTACTTCCGTGTTCCCAGGTGGCTATGGTTGAAGTACAGCTGGACAACAGCTACCCTTACCCACCTGCTCTCCTTATCGCCTTCAGTGCGTGCACCACTGTGCTCGTGGCCGTCCACCTGTTCGCTCTAATGGTCAGCACCTGCATTTTACCTAATATAGAGGCCGTGAGCAACGTCCACAATCTCAACTCGGTGAAGGAGTCCCCGCATGAGCGGATGCACCGACACATTGAGCTGGCGTGGGCATTTTCCACAGTCATTGGTACTTTGCTCTTCCTGGCTGAGGTGGTTCTACTCTGCTGGGTTAAGTTTTTGCCCATTAAGCCTAACAAATCCAGCAACAGCACAATTTCCTCCGGTGTGGCCGCTGCCATTACCTCCACCTCCATTATGGTGCCCTTTGGTTTAGTCTTTATAGTCTTTGCTGTACATTTTTATCGCTCTTTGGTAAGCCACAAGACTGACAGACAGTTtcaggagctggaggagctgtCCAACCTCACCAGGCTTCAAAATGAGCTTGACAACAGAGGGGACTCTTCTATCTTGCAGTCGCCAAGCTCACATTTCCCATAGTCGGATACAGCTGATGCACCTCTGTGGTGGAACTCTTGACTCCTTGGGAATTCTCCAAGCCAGAAGCTGCaatattggcttctttttttttttttttttttttttttttttttttttaacaggaatgAAGATTTATCTCTCTTTATTGTGAAATTTATTTTGTGAAGGACCGTTGTATTTTAAGTAAACACACACTTGACAGACTGCGATCTCATATATCCACCACGATGCATGTAGCTTGAAATCAGAAAGTCTTAACTGTGATAGTTACTTCATTGACCTCCATTATGCGAGAGGCATCTGAACAGTAACCTGGAATCCTGTCTTTTGCctgctgtatttatttaactgtcCATCAGTGAATACTTCATTTGTTTATGTATATTACCTTGTCGTGTTTTCTGAAACACATGTATTTAACTTTCTCtccttatttacattttttttttttttagtgttcacAGTTTGTATTCAGTATGCTCTCCATTTGTGTTAACTGACTAATCAGCTGCCAAAGCTACAGTATAACTGCAGTATGTTTTGCTGTCATGTGTAGCACAGGCTATAGTGTTAAAATAAACACCTTTTTACAAAGTGCCATTTAAAAATATGACTGTGGAGAATGTCTGGAGAGTAAAGTTTGATTTTTGTGAAGATGCTCTTTTGTTAGGAAGCAAGATACATGATGCCCACTATGAGTTCACAAGACagatgcactatattgccaaaagtatttgtctgccttcacaagCATATGGATTTgtgtgacatcccattcttaatccatagggtttaatatgatgccagtccaccctttgcagctacaacagccTCAATAAGGTCTCTCTCTCACGAAGAagaagcatgattcatcactccagagaacacatctgcactgctctagagtccagtggcggcgtgttttacaccactgcatctgatgctttgcattgtgcttggtgatgtaaggcttggatgcacctgtttggccatggaaacccattccatgaagctctctgtgcactgtccttgagttaatctgaaggctacatgaagtttggaggtctgcagcagttgactgcagaaagttggtgacctctgcacactatgtgcctcaaCATCCGCTGACCCCCGctttttacgtggcctaccactttatggctgagttgctgttccattcccaattgcttctaCTTTATTATAATGCCACTAgtagttgactgtggaatatttaatagccaggaaatttcacaactggacttattgcacaggtggcatcttaTCActgtaccacactggaattcactgaaaccctgagagcgacccattctttcacaaaatagcagtctgcatgccttggtgcttgatttatacccctgtggccatggaagtgattggagcACCTGAATCCAATGatgtggatgggtgagtgaatacgtttggcaatatagtgtatatccTCTAGTCTTGCATGAACACAATCAGACACTACACAGACTTACTAAGGAGATGGCAGGATGAAGAGTGTTTAATGTCAGATCCGACCAAGCTGGATATTTGTGTTACCACACATTAGATTATCTATAAAGCTCAGGACTGTACTATGTATGAAAAATGGCTTAATCTTATCTATTTGTTTTACATCACTGGGTGTTTGATACACACTAACACAGCTTTATAATCTAATTTAGATCTCTGTTGCACACTTGTCAATATTAGTCATTAGTGCTTTATTTTTGAAAAGCCTGAGCTCACGACTTGTTTCATATATTTTGAATTGGCACTTTGCTTTTATGATTCAGTCTTAAAGTACCAATAGCTTATcagtcatgatttttttttcatatttaacagGTATTCTGTTCTCAACAGTTAACATAAAAGTGATAATATTGAATTAAGAGTCTATATTGGAGAATGGTGTAGACCAGATGTGGAACTTAAGCTACTGGGATGTTGATAGCTGCATATATTCCATTGCAAGTgcacctccaaaaaaaaaaaaaaaaaaaaaaaaagataaattggCATCGCCATAAAGCTTGTCAGCAGATGGAAGTATAAAGTGCTCCATAAACTCCTGGTAGATGTCTGTATGGACTTTGGACTTTatacaaaacacagtggaccaaccaACACGGAACCCCAAATCACCACAGACTGTGAAAACTTCCCAACACTTTGGATTCTTTTCCTCTCcgctcttcctccagactctaagaccttgatttccaaagcaaatttaaaatttacttTCATGTGAAAACGTGACTTTAGACCAACAACTGTTCAGTTCAGGTAAGACATTATCTCTGCTTCAGGAGTGACTTGCTATTGGTTCCTAAGTCAGCTGTTCTTGACAATCCTCTCAAGGCTCTCAAAGCTTGTGCACTTTTTCCTACCACACGTTTCCCTTCTTGTCAGCTTGATACAGCACTCCTAGAACAGCCAGCCTTTTCAACAGTGACCTCCTGTGGCTTACCCATCATGCTGAGGGTGTTGATGATGATCATCTCGTCatctgtcaagtcagcagtcttccacATGATTGTGGTTGTTGGTATTTAACTAAACTGTGAGATACACTGtatttattctgtttgtttgatttactCAAACTGAATAATTTGAGATACTGGATTCTTAAATTTAAAAGAAgctttgaaatattttactttatgtACATGAAATTTTacctttt carries:
- the orai1b gene encoding calcium release-activated calcium channel protein 1, producing the protein MSLNEHSLQALSWRKLYLSRAKLKASSRTSALLSGFAMVAMVEVQLDNSYPYPPALLIAFSACTTVLVAVHLFALMVSTCILPNIEAVSNVHNLNSVKESPHERMHRHIELAWAFSTVIGTLLFLAEVVLLCWVKFLPIKPNKSSNSTISSGVAAAITSTSIMVPFGLVFIVFAVHFYRSLVSHKTDRQFQELEELSNLTRLQNELDNRGDSSILQSPSSHFP